The following are encoded in a window of Colletotrichum lupini chromosome 3, complete sequence genomic DNA:
- a CDS encoding RNP domain-containing protein, with the protein MATFIANLQQRERSRSPRRGRSRSPNRASRRRSFSPRSRSRSRDEYRGRRDRSPMTGTGAPSGGSSTGYGGAPPHRSYEERAAAREQMMSNIRETSQQDRRVYVGNLSYDVKWHHLKDFMRQAGEVLFADVLLLPNGMSKVGFYTIVEYATRDQAQNAVATLSNQNLMGRLVYVREDREAEPRFIGATANRGGFGGGGGGMNPGGFVGGGGGGGGYNPGGGSRQIYVANLPYTVGWQDLKDLFRQAARNGVVIRADVHLGPDGRPKGSGIVVFENPDDARNAIQQFNGYDWQGRLLEVREDRFAGAGGPMGFGGRGGFGGGMRGGFGGGYGRGGFGGGRGGFGGGGYGRGGFGGGGPGPGGPGGPGGPGGFDAGNAPSVPPNPFTDYATAGTDRSEVIYTRNLPWSTSNEDLVELFTTIGKVEQAEIQYEPSGRSRGTGVVRFDSAETAETAIAKFQGYQYGGRPLGLSFVRYLNAQGGGDSMDTDVHAGLTQDQIM; encoded by the exons ATGGCGACGTTCATCGCTAATCTGCAACAGAGGGAGAGATCTCGATCGCCTCGACGTGGACGTTCGCGCAGTCCCAACCGCGCATCAAGACGCCGTTCTTTCTCTCCTCGGAGCCGATCCCGTAGTAGAGACGAATACCGCGGAAGGAGAGACCGTTCCCCCATGACTGGAACCGGCGCTCCGTCTGGAGGATCTAGCACTGGCTACGGAGGGGCACCACCACACCGATCGTATGAGGAGCGCGCAGCCGCCCGCGAACAAATGATGAGCAACATTAGGGAAACGTCTCAACAGGATCGCCGCGTCTACGTCGGCAACCTTTCCTACGATGTGAAGTGGCATCATCTCAAGGACTTCATGCGACAGG CTGGAGAGGTTCTCTTCGCCGACGTGTTATTACTTCCAAATGGAATGTCGAAGGTGGGCTTCTACAC AATTGTGGAATATGCGACGCGGGACCAAGCCCAGAACGCTGTGGCCACTCTCAGCAACCAGAACCTCATGGGTCGACTTGTCTACGTTCGAGAG GATCGCGAAGCTGAACCCCGTTTCATCGGCGCCACTGCCAACCGCGGCGGctttggtggtggtggcggtgGGATGAACCCCGGTGGTttcgtcggcggcggcggcggtggcggcggctACAATCCCGGAGGGGGCAGCCGACAGATTTATGTTGCCAAC CTTCCCTACACTGTGGGCTGGCAAGACCTCAAGGACCTGTTCCGACAGGCTG CTCGCAACGGAGTCGTCATCCGCGCAGATGTTCATCTAGGACCTGACGGCCGTCCCAAGGGATCGGGAATTGTCGTATTCGAGAACCCCGACGACGCTCGCAACGCCATTCAGCAGTTCAACGGTTATGACTGGCAGGGGCGTCTTCTTGAAGTCCGTGAAGACAGATTCGCTGGCGCAGGAGGGCCCATGGGCTTCGGAGGCCGAGGCGGCTTCGGCGGTGGCATGCGAGGCGGTTTCGGCGGCGGATACGGTCGAGGCGGATTTGGCGGCGGCCGTGGTGGCTTTGGTGGTGGCGGCTACGGTCGTGGAGGTttcggcggcggtggcccCGGCCCCGGCGGTCCCGGCGGTCCCGGTGGCCCAGGTGGCTTTGACGCTGGCAACGCTCCTTCGGTGCCTCCTAACCCATTCACTGACTACGCAACCGCTGGAACCGATCGCAGCGAGGTCATTTACACACGAAAC CTTCCCTGGTCCACGAGCAACGAGGATCTCGTTGAGCTATTCACCACTATCGGAAAGGTTGAGCAGGCCGAGATTCAGTACGAGCCGAGCGGTCGCTCTCGTGGGACTGGTGTAGTCCGTTTCGATTCTGCAGAAACCGCGGAGACTGCAATCGCCAAGTTCCAGGGGTACCAATATGGTGGCCGGCCATTGGGACTGAGCTTCGTGAGATACCTCAACGCTCAAGGTGGTGGTGATAGCATGGACACCGATGTCCATGCAGGCTTGACGCAGGATCAGATCATGTAA
- a CDS encoding rpsU-divergently transcribed protein, whose amino-acid sequence MSVPCRPTARLAFRSLCQCPRASAVAPRTTRAYHSYDHPDPTTTFHPHESTILSAAYKHVPEYGFSQKALALGARDTGYLDISTSVLPDGPFSLIRYHLVTKREGLANKEKEVFGESSQVGISEKVELLTWERLLENKTVIDRWQEALAVMAQPSYVPASLKELAKLVDEIWFLSGDTAVDPSWYTKRASLSMIYASSELFMTNDKSAGFKDTRAFLRRRLIEVKEAGGVMGSLGQWVGFTASVGVNVLRSKGIRI is encoded by the exons ATGTCCGTTCCTTGCCGTCCGACTGCCAGGTTGGCCTTCCGCTCCCTGTGCCAATGTCCGAGAGCTTCCGCAGTCGCGCCTCGGACGACTCGTGCCTACCATTCCTACGACCACCCGGATCCGACAACAACCTTCCACCCCCACGAATCGACGATCCTCTCCGCCGCGTATAAGCATGTCCCAGAGTATGGCTTCTCACAAAAGGCCCTCGCCCTCGGCGCCAGGGATACTGGATACCTTGACATCAGCACCAGCGTGCTGCCGGACGGTCCTTTCAGCTTGATTCGATACCACCTCGTCACAAAACGTGAAGGCCTGGCCaacaaggagaaggaggtgTTCGGAGAGAGCTCGCAAGTTGGTATCAGTGAAAAAGTAGAACTCCTCACCTGGGAGCGGCTTTTAGAGAATAAGACCGTCATCGACCGTTGGCAAGAG GCCCTGGCGGTTATGGCACAACCGAGCTATGTGCCTGCTTCCCTCAAGGAACTCGCCAAGTTGGTCGATGAGATCTGGTTCCTTTCCGGCGACACTGCCGTCGACCCCTCTTGGTATACCAAGCGCGCCAGCCTGTCCATGATCTACGCGTCGAGCGAGCTGTTCATGACCAACGACAAGTCGGCCGGTTTCAAAGACACCAGAGCCTTCCTGCGGCGGCGACTGATTGAGGTCAAGGAAGCTGGTGGTGTTATGGGTTCTCTCGGACAGTGGGTTGGTTTCACAGCTAGCGTGGGTGTCAATGTTCTGAGGAGCAAGGGGAttcgaatctag